A stretch of Lysinibacillus agricola DNA encodes these proteins:
- a CDS encoding TerC family protein, which translates to MEAILLEYAWVLVVLIVLEGLLAADNAVVMAVMVKHLPKAQQQKALLYGLVGAFIFRFAALFLITTLVNFWQIQALGAAYLLFMSVKHIYDSRKAAQNPEAIQESNKQSGFWMTVMKVELADIAFAVDSILAAVAIAVTLPHIGNFDVGGINVGQFSVMFLGGIIGVIMMRFAARWFVKVLDKFPSLETAAFLIVGWVGVKLAVLTLAHEKLGIIPHEFPHSTIWKAIFWIVLIGIALGGYLVGVKNQRKNAK; encoded by the coding sequence TTGGAGGCAATTTTACTAGAATACGCATGGGTACTCGTCGTATTAATTGTACTAGAAGGATTATTAGCTGCCGATAACGCCGTCGTTATGGCCGTTATGGTTAAACATTTACCAAAGGCACAACAGCAAAAAGCACTATTATATGGATTAGTGGGAGCATTCATTTTCCGCTTTGCTGCACTATTTCTTATTACAACACTTGTTAATTTTTGGCAAATCCAAGCTCTAGGTGCTGCCTATTTATTATTCATGTCAGTTAAGCATATTTATGATTCGCGAAAAGCCGCCCAAAATCCCGAGGCAATTCAAGAGTCTAACAAGCAATCAGGCTTCTGGATGACAGTAATGAAAGTAGAGCTTGCAGACATTGCCTTTGCGGTAGATTCAATTTTAGCAGCTGTCGCCATTGCCGTTACGCTACCTCATATCGGAAATTTTGATGTTGGCGGCATTAATGTTGGTCAATTCTCAGTGATGTTCCTAGGCGGGATTATCGGTGTTATTATGATGCGTTTTGCGGCTCGTTGGTTCGTGAAAGTTCTCGATAAATTCCCATCACTTGAAACAGCTGCCTTCCTAATCGTTGGCTGGGTTGGTGTAAAGCTGGCTGTTCTAACACTAGCTCATGAAAAACTAGGTATAATTCCACATGAGTTTCCACACTCAACAATATGGAAGGCTATCTTCTGGATTGTCTTAATCGGCATCGCCCTTGGTGGTTATTTAGTTGGTGTGAAAAACCAACGGAAAAATGCAAAATGA
- a CDS encoding Bax inhibitor-1/YccA family protein, with the protein MAYANRNQNLNKILKHFAFMWVLTVIGMYIATLLPPAIVMPLSIITIVLLIIACFVRRVKLANSIMYTIPFLMGILLFWTTQFYITELGQQLVLLVFVATVAIFIVLALIGMMMNKDISNWGSYLFTVLIVVIVFSLIFMFFPVSNMVGLIIAGITVLLFSLYTVYDFNQIRHNHVSDAEVVGMALNLYLDFINLFTNLLEVIWRLKNAFD; encoded by the coding sequence ATGGCGTATGCTAACCGCAATCAAAACTTAAATAAAATTTTGAAACACTTTGCTTTTATGTGGGTATTGACAGTTATCGGAATGTACATAGCAACATTATTACCTCCTGCAATTGTCATGCCGCTATCCATTATTACTATTGTACTTCTTATCATTGCCTGCTTTGTGCGAAGGGTGAAACTTGCTAATTCCATTATGTATACAATCCCCTTTTTAATGGGAATTTTACTATTTTGGACAACACAATTTTACATTACGGAGCTAGGGCAACAGCTTGTTTTACTTGTTTTCGTAGCGACCGTAGCCATTTTCATTGTACTAGCACTGATTGGTATGATGATGAATAAAGACATTTCCAATTGGGGAAGCTATTTATTCACTGTATTAATCGTCGTAATTGTATTTTCGCTAATATTTATGTTTTTCCCTGTTAGCAATATGGTAGGTCTGATTATAGCAGGAATTACCGTGCTATTATTTAGCCTATATACTGTGTATGACTTTAATCAAATTAGACATAATCATGTTTCAGATGCTGAGGTCGTTGGAATGGCATTAAATCTTTACTTAGATTTTATTAATTTATTTACGAATCTTTTAGAAGTAATTTGGCGTTTAAAAAATGCATTTGATTAA
- a CDS encoding ferritin, with protein MLSEKLHTALNDQMNFEFYSAHAYMAMAAYCTDQDYDGFANFFLVQAEEERFHAMKFYNFLSDMGYRATIHGFDSPDNHFESILHAFKTALSHEKEVTRRIYNLSDIALDEREHATMAFLKWFIDEQVEEESTFDTLIRKIERIENDSNAIFMLDAELAGRTFTPDAEA; from the coding sequence ATGTTATCTGAAAAACTACACACAGCACTAAATGACCAAATGAATTTTGAATTTTACTCAGCACATGCCTATATGGCAATGGCAGCATATTGCACAGATCAAGATTATGATGGCTTTGCCAACTTCTTCTTAGTACAGGCTGAAGAAGAGCGCTTCCATGCGATGAAATTTTATAATTTCCTAAGTGATATGGGCTACCGCGCAACAATCCATGGCTTTGATAGCCCAGATAATCATTTCGAGTCTATTTTACATGCCTTCAAAACAGCCCTTTCACACGAGAAAGAAGTGACTCGCCGTATTTATAATTTATCGGACATCGCTTTAGATGAACGCGAGCACGCGACAATGGCTTTCTTAAAATGGTTCATTGATGAGCAAGTGGAAGAAGAATCAACGTTCGATACATTAATCCGTAAAATTGAACGCATCGAAAATGACTCCAACGCAATCTTTATGCTTGACGCTGAATTAGCGGGTCGTACATTTACACCTGATGCCGAAGCATAA
- a CDS encoding DUF4179 domain-containing protein, which translates to MKQVEKHDYDTFVKELEQIDIPHEQLEESRIKSVMHFRKEKRNRQRTWKGIAVTCALLLIFVMSIRISPALASAIAKIPGFAPLVQMITDDKGVKDILHNNYYEELGLSQTKNGLSFTLQGVIADETGMILPYTFSAPFDVRDLEIKEIELRLNGEVLPAGISYSWYRAKETSLIEENLEAIFKDPINYDNAEFELYLQFADEKQTEFTMPFSLKKSIAKTKTYQLNEKLSFEGQHITVKSVSISPLRTGITIALDPHNDMRILGFDDIRLLDEKGEEWTTISNGLVSTGTLMDGEETLFMQSNYFREPKKLTLSIGKVKALPKGQDFIDVDFKQMKVLSKPPLPGLEVQVNKQMVTINVPTSYKNKNISLLGTAIDANGETVYSNSGSHYRPDEYVIEQTETYDLIGVVNPVRIYFSHYENLLEGTQTVEIPLK; encoded by the coding sequence ATGAAACAGGTAGAAAAGCATGACTATGATACATTTGTCAAAGAGCTGGAGCAAATTGACATTCCGCATGAGCAATTAGAGGAGTCGCGCATAAAAAGTGTCATGCACTTCCGAAAAGAAAAGCGAAATCGACAACGTACATGGAAAGGTATTGCTGTTACTTGTGCATTACTGTTGATATTTGTAATGTCGATTCGTATATCTCCAGCTTTAGCTAGTGCCATCGCAAAAATCCCAGGTTTTGCTCCTCTTGTTCAGATGATCACGGACGATAAAGGTGTCAAAGATATACTCCATAATAACTATTACGAGGAACTAGGATTGTCCCAAACGAAAAATGGATTATCATTTACACTTCAAGGAGTTATTGCAGATGAAACAGGTATGATTTTACCTTATACATTTTCTGCACCGTTTGATGTTCGGGATTTAGAAATCAAGGAAATAGAGCTCCGTCTAAATGGAGAAGTATTACCTGCTGGAATAAGTTACAGCTGGTATCGTGCGAAGGAAACATCTTTGATTGAAGAAAATCTTGAGGCTATATTTAAGGATCCTATAAATTACGACAATGCCGAATTTGAGTTATATCTGCAATTTGCTGATGAAAAACAAACAGAATTTACGATGCCATTTTCACTTAAAAAGTCGATTGCGAAAACGAAAACCTATCAATTGAATGAAAAACTAAGCTTTGAAGGTCAGCATATTACCGTCAAGTCCGTCTCCATTTCTCCACTTCGTACAGGAATTACAATCGCTCTTGATCCACATAATGATATGCGCATTTTAGGATTTGATGATATTCGTCTATTGGATGAAAAGGGGGAAGAGTGGACGACAATCAGTAATGGTTTGGTATCTACAGGGACGTTAATGGATGGAGAAGAAACACTCTTTATGCAAAGTAACTATTTTAGGGAACCCAAAAAGTTGACCTTATCCATTGGTAAAGTAAAAGCATTGCCAAAAGGTCAGGATTTTATAGATGTAGATTTTAAGCAAATGAAAGTACTATCCAAACCACCTCTCCCAGGCTTAGAGGTTCAAGTTAACAAGCAAATGGTAACAATAAATGTTCCAACTTCTTATAAAAATAAAAATATCAGTTTACTTGGTACAGCAATAGATGCAAATGGCGAAACTGTTTACAGTAATTCAGGAAGTCACTATAGACCCGATGAATATGTGATTGAACAAACAGAAACATATGACCTAATTGGAGTTGTCAATCCAGTTCGCATCTATTTCTCACATTATGAAAATCTTTTAGAGGGAACTCAAACAGTTGAAATTCCTTTGAAATAG
- a CDS encoding sigma-70 family RNA polymerase sigma factor → MSFLNEVTLVKRAMAGDETAFLQVLQIYENTMYRTAYAYLKNEHDAIEAVQEATYRCLKKIHTVKEPAYFGTWLVRILLNICHDMREKSMRLDLQEDIEIGDTALNHERFELTDIITRLPREQQELIFLKYFQDYKNQDIAALQNIPEGTVKSRLHAALKKLKLYFMKGEI, encoded by the coding sequence GTGAGCTTTTTGAATGAAGTAACGCTAGTAAAACGTGCGATGGCTGGTGATGAAACAGCATTTTTACAAGTGCTACAAATATACGAAAATACTATGTATCGGACGGCTTATGCGTATTTAAAAAATGAACATGATGCCATTGAAGCGGTGCAAGAAGCAACATACCGCTGCTTAAAAAAGATACATACCGTAAAAGAACCCGCTTATTTTGGTACGTGGCTTGTCCGAATTTTACTCAATATTTGTCATGACATGCGGGAAAAAAGCATGCGTCTGGATTTACAGGAAGACATAGAAATCGGTGATACTGCATTGAATCACGAGCGTTTTGAATTGACAGATATCATTACAAGGCTTCCAAGGGAGCAGCAAGAGCTTATTTTTCTAAAATATTTTCAAGACTATAAAAATCAAGATATTGCTGCACTGCAAAATATTCCAGAAGGAACAGTGAAGTCGAGATTACATGCGGCCTTGAAAAAGCTAAAACTATATTTTATGAAGGGGGAGATATAG
- a CDS encoding dynamin family protein, with amino-acid sequence MTNIDNVPIEYTASANNILPQLVDYLRQLHGIIGQNTYVKDTAKHLNRIIQDANNETMILIVGKERVGKTTLVNGLLGRQVLPISDQHPTGVNTFLRYGDHEEIKAYFLDGVVAIFDMTKLELLTTGDTFASQILREHLDYLEVYLKNDLLKSVTIIDSVSLEAGGGEMAYFPESLMNRVDEIFWVLRSGSMAIHPEILLMETLKNKGVEPLCVINAIDSNENTETYINTERERIGHLISDFVAISATEALEAKQTNNDELWQKSQYEHLITEIHRVAENSDKKTYAILIRFLQWLERFRFELTIIPQRDPFQSAVENIEKYAVDTQYEFSRYQRDLAIVTEYEQEYEQVANVFKKVQTLYQLLQTIEQNDYLQDEIVESFTEKAISYQQMLREYRNMHSEYIREYERLDAQHKKIHGKGLMKAIFGHHTQNEFFKERVNKLNEQQILCIAQFEKVQEAEVEMLQYIHSIQSHLTELAKIRLTRIEEKVRELNDQREKEKRQLKLYAAKLNEFSCLIEAQGYIKESIQPFLLDDKMPLKEKDIEMLKETIDSILNIDLSNNGLLARSQMNNKMDNKAIPFEVEEKYLLHPLALTETDVKSNDIPEIPKKLDIQYNKE; translated from the coding sequence ATGACAAATATTGATAATGTGCCAATCGAATATACAGCCTCAGCGAATAATATTTTGCCACAGCTTGTTGATTATTTACGACAATTGCATGGCATTATTGGACAAAATACATATGTAAAAGATACAGCTAAACACTTAAATCGTATCATTCAAGATGCTAACAACGAAACGATGATTCTTATTGTTGGGAAAGAACGTGTTGGAAAAACAACCCTTGTTAATGGACTTTTAGGTCGTCAAGTTTTGCCTATTAGTGATCAGCATCCGACAGGGGTAAATACATTCTTGCGATATGGTGATCATGAAGAAATAAAGGCGTATTTTTTAGATGGCGTTGTAGCGATATTCGATATGACTAAGCTAGAATTATTAACAACGGGCGATACTTTTGCATCTCAAATACTACGCGAACATTTAGATTACTTGGAAGTATATTTGAAAAATGATTTATTAAAGTCAGTTACAATCATTGATTCAGTTTCATTGGAAGCTGGGGGAGGAGAAATGGCCTACTTCCCAGAATCATTGATGAACCGTGTTGACGAAATCTTTTGGGTATTACGCTCAGGTTCAATGGCTATTCATCCAGAAATATTATTGATGGAAACGTTAAAAAACAAAGGTGTAGAACCTCTTTGTGTCATCAATGCCATTGATTCAAATGAAAATACAGAGACGTATATCAATACTGAGAGGGAACGAATTGGACATTTAATAAGTGATTTTGTCGCTATCTCTGCAACAGAAGCACTTGAAGCTAAGCAGACTAACAATGATGAGCTTTGGCAAAAAAGTCAGTATGAGCATTTAATTACAGAAATTCATCGAGTTGCTGAAAATAGTGATAAGAAAACGTACGCCATTTTAATTCGCTTCTTGCAATGGCTAGAACGATTCCGCTTCGAATTAACGATTATTCCACAACGTGACCCATTCCAATCTGCTGTTGAGAACATTGAAAAATATGCTGTCGACACGCAATATGAGTTTTCACGCTATCAACGGGATTTAGCAATTGTAACTGAATATGAGCAAGAGTATGAACAGGTGGCTAATGTATTTAAAAAAGTTCAAACGCTGTATCAACTATTGCAAACAATAGAGCAAAATGATTATTTACAAGATGAAATCGTAGAAAGTTTTACTGAAAAGGCGATCAGCTATCAGCAAATGTTACGTGAATATCGAAATATGCATAGTGAATATATACGTGAATATGAACGATTGGACGCACAACATAAAAAAATTCATGGTAAAGGGCTAATGAAAGCAATTTTTGGTCACCATACACAAAATGAATTTTTCAAGGAACGTGTCAATAAGTTAAATGAGCAGCAAATACTATGTATTGCACAATTTGAGAAAGTGCAAGAAGCGGAAGTAGAAATGCTACAGTATATTCATTCGATTCAAAGCCATCTCACAGAGTTAGCGAAAATACGCTTAACTCGCATTGAAGAGAAGGTTCGAGAGCTCAATGATCAGCGTGAAAAAGAAAAGCGCCAATTAAAATTATATGCAGCAAAATTAAATGAGTTTTCATGTTTAATCGAAGCACAAGGATACATAAAAGAAAGTATCCAACCGTTTTTATTGGATGACAAAATGCCTCTTAAAGAGAAAGATATAGAAATGCTTAAAGAAACGATCGACAGCATATTGAACATCGATTTATCGAACAATGGTTTACTTGCTCGTAGCCAAATGAATAATAAAATGGACAACAAAGCCATTCCTTTTGAGGTTGAAGAAAAATATCTGTTACATCCTTTAGCATTAACAGAAACAGATGTAAAATCAAATGATATACCAGAAATCCCTAAAAAATTAGATATACAATACAATAAAGAATAA
- the rbsK gene encoding ribokinase, protein MITVIGSINMDLAVQMGVFPKQGETILGKEFQTIPGGKGANQAVAAARLGSEVAMIGCVGSDSFGETLRTVLQQEHIQTGAITSTSVPTGIANILIYNNDNRIIVVPGANYELKPAHIEAAKEIIQKSQMVIMQLEIPTETTAYAIKLCKEANVPVLLNPAPATNFDVQWMEDITYITPNETECAEIFGDDFDQVLEKYPNKMIITLGSDGARYFDGEYPIHVPGYMTKVVDTTGAGDTFNGALAFALIEGQSLDQAVYFANIAASLSVEKFSAQGGMPTLGSVYGRMAGVGE, encoded by the coding sequence ATGATTACAGTTATAGGTAGCATAAATATGGATTTAGCTGTACAAATGGGAGTTTTTCCAAAGCAGGGAGAAACTATCCTTGGTAAAGAATTTCAAACAATTCCAGGAGGAAAAGGAGCCAATCAGGCAGTTGCTGCTGCACGTCTTGGAAGTGAAGTCGCAATGATTGGCTGTGTGGGCTCAGATAGTTTTGGTGAAACATTGCGTACTGTTTTACAGCAAGAGCATATTCAAACCGGAGCGATTACGAGCACATCGGTACCTACTGGAATTGCTAATATTCTAATCTACAATAACGATAACCGTATCATAGTAGTACCAGGGGCTAATTATGAATTAAAGCCTGCACATATAGAGGCCGCGAAGGAAATCATTCAGAAAAGTCAGATGGTAATTATGCAGCTAGAAATCCCAACTGAAACGACTGCTTATGCAATAAAACTATGTAAAGAGGCGAATGTACCTGTGTTATTAAATCCAGCACCAGCGACTAATTTTGATGTGCAATGGATGGAGGATATCACATATATCACGCCAAATGAAACAGAGTGTGCAGAAATTTTTGGAGATGATTTTGATCAAGTATTAGAAAAATATCCTAATAAGATGATTATTACGCTAGGTAGTGATGGAGCACGTTACTTTGATGGTGAATATCCTATTCATGTTCCAGGCTATATGACGAAAGTAGTAGATACAACAGGTGCAGGCGATACGTTTAACGGTGCACTCGCTTTTGCATTAATAGAAGGGCAATCTTTGGATCAGGCAGTGTATTTTGCAAATATTGCAGCTTCTTTATCAGTGGAGAAATTCAGTGCACAAGGTGGAATGCCAACACTTGGATCGGTTTACGGACGCATGGCTGGGGTTGGAGAATAA
- a CDS encoding MFS transporter translates to MKIIRKYSLLIGGLGFSNLGNWIYLVALNLFVWHLTQSPAAMAGIFIVGPIARVLTNLVAGSFIDRMNKRKLMITSDIIRGIIVFCMPFMESIWLIYALLFLANIASSFFGPSSTYYITKFVPSEDRQRFNAILGTFNSGSFLVGPALAGLLIMLFNTTVTIWFNSFTFFVCAIIIYLLPDVDDVRESSRQRLTWQTLKSDYLTVVAFIRQNPLFITIYLLFQCALMIAFALDSQEATFIKQDLALSDSLYGAFMSTAGAGAILGGMVAASFAKKWSTRSYMAFGLFLTMLFYTAFYASTSSIWAFVSFVFLGFFMAFSNTGYETFYQQSVPPEMMGRFGGISNIFQNIMQITFTLFLGLFAELFTLQMTAIIFGIISILFAVALYFVLYSKKIHKELKEEAL, encoded by the coding sequence ATGAAAATCATTCGAAAATACAGTTTGTTAATTGGGGGTTTAGGCTTTTCCAATTTAGGAAACTGGATTTACCTTGTAGCGCTTAATTTATTTGTATGGCATTTAACACAGTCGCCTGCAGCAATGGCTGGGATCTTTATTGTCGGGCCTATAGCAAGAGTTTTAACAAACTTGGTAGCAGGCTCCTTCATTGATCGTATGAATAAACGCAAGTTGATGATTACATCTGATATTATACGAGGTATTATCGTTTTTTGTATGCCGTTTATGGAATCTATTTGGCTAATCTATGCTCTATTATTTTTAGCGAATATAGCGAGTAGCTTCTTCGGACCTAGTAGTACATATTATATTACAAAATTTGTTCCCTCAGAAGATAGACAACGATTCAACGCAATACTTGGTACATTCAATTCAGGTTCGTTTTTAGTAGGTCCAGCACTAGCAGGTCTACTCATCATGCTATTTAATACTACAGTGACGATTTGGTTCAATAGCTTTACATTTTTTGTTTGTGCAATAATCATTTACTTATTACCTGATGTAGATGATGTGAGGGAAAGTTCGCGACAACGTTTAACTTGGCAAACGTTAAAAAGTGATTATCTAACTGTAGTAGCTTTCATCCGACAAAATCCATTATTTATAACGATTTATCTATTGTTCCAATGTGCGTTAATGATTGCATTTGCGCTTGATTCTCAAGAAGCAACATTTATAAAACAAGATTTAGCTTTATCCGATAGCTTATATGGAGCATTTATGAGTACTGCAGGAGCAGGAGCAATTTTAGGTGGAATGGTTGCCGCAAGCTTCGCCAAAAAATGGTCCACTCGATCTTATATGGCTTTTGGATTGTTCTTAACAATGCTGTTTTATACTGCCTTTTATGCTTCGACATCAAGTATATGGGCATTTGTAAGTTTTGTTTTTCTAGGCTTTTTTATGGCATTTAGTAATACTGGTTATGAAACATTTTATCAGCAAAGTGTACCGCCCGAAATGATGGGGAGATTCGGCGGTATTTCAAATATTTTTCAAAATATTATGCAAATTACTTTTACTTTATTTTTAGGTCTGTTTGCAGAATTGTTTACGCTTCAAATGACTGCAATTATTTTCGGTATTATAAGTATTTTATTTGCAGTAGCATTATATTTTGTACTATATTCCAAAAAAATTCACAAAGAGTTAAAGGAGGAAGCTTTATGA
- a CDS encoding helix-turn-helix domain-containing protein, with translation MNEIFSRNLGQLIKHHRKKQKIKQDDLAIGICTSSYLSRIENGLVIADKAIYQLLLQRLKIDLQQHIEGQEQLNEQLEMIWEKIISHRSLTSKECQKIIEYPKTDYIDEIQLKYEIVHCRYLLFENKIMEAEKLLKKIKPFIQWESNRIAQMYILTIINYYLLTEQYVELIDMNHQFDMEHYYKNGKNFEYAYCLYNLAFAYNRVYQNQEALNYVEAASSVFTHHYAPLFQLNLYLMKAVIFNSLFQFEKSIKEYEASLDLVEHVVDLQTPTQMSSIYNNLGHCYECQELYEQAIENYERALTFECQSLTVINYIRTLYRYRNFEKMEQMIESYKNLSFQKKHEEYQFEILCFISNEKIELSSLKVLEERTLCYFEQQKYYSLTLFYAPLFAELYKALLVYKQASNCYEKAFVASEKVRTIMS, from the coding sequence ATGAATGAAATCTTTTCTAGAAATCTTGGTCAGTTAATTAAACATCACCGAAAAAAACAGAAGATTAAACAAGATGATCTGGCCATTGGAATTTGTACATCTTCGTATTTGAGCCGAATTGAAAACGGTCTTGTGATTGCCGATAAAGCAATTTATCAATTGTTGCTACAACGATTAAAGATAGATTTACAGCAACATATAGAGGGCCAAGAACAATTAAATGAACAATTGGAGATGATTTGGGAGAAAATTATTAGTCATCGTTCATTAACTTCAAAGGAATGTCAAAAAATTATTGAATATCCTAAAACGGATTATATAGATGAAATACAACTTAAATATGAAATTGTTCATTGTCGTTACTTACTTTTTGAAAACAAAATAATGGAAGCCGAAAAGCTTTTAAAAAAAATTAAACCATTTATTCAATGGGAATCCAATCGTATCGCGCAAATGTACATTTTGACCATCATTAATTATTATTTACTAACGGAACAATATGTAGAACTAATTGACATGAATCATCAGTTTGACATGGAGCATTATTATAAGAATGGAAAAAATTTCGAGTATGCTTATTGTCTATATAATTTAGCGTTTGCTTATAACCGAGTATATCAAAATCAGGAGGCGTTAAATTATGTTGAAGCAGCGAGTAGTGTATTTACTCATCATTACGCACCGTTATTTCAATTGAATTTGTATTTAATGAAAGCGGTTATTTTCAATTCGTTATTTCAATTTGAAAAATCGATTAAAGAATATGAAGCGAGCTTGGACTTAGTTGAACATGTGGTGGATTTACAAACACCTACTCAAATGAGTTCTATTTATAATAATTTAGGGCATTGCTATGAATGTCAGGAATTATATGAACAAGCCATTGAGAATTATGAAAGAGCATTAACCTTTGAATGTCAATCACTCACAGTTATTAATTATATTCGAACTTTATATCGTTATAGAAACTTTGAAAAGATGGAACAAATGATTGAAAGCTATAAAAATTTATCGTTTCAAAAGAAGCACGAAGAATATCAATTTGAAATACTTTGTTTTATCTCCAATGAGAAGATTGAATTGTCGTCATTAAAAGTGTTAGAAGAAAGAACATTATGTTATTTTGAACAACAAAAATATTACTCTTTAACTTTATTTTATGCACCATTATTTGCTGAGCTTTATAAAGCTCTTCTTGTGTATAAACAAGCAAGCAATTGTTATGAAAAAGCATTTGTGGCAAGTGAAAAGGTTCGAACAATAATGAGTTGA
- the leuD gene encoding 3-isopropylmalate dehydratase small subunit — protein MEPINIVNSVITPLDRKNVDTDQIISKEFLKRIERTGFGQYLFYHWRFDAEGNEIKDFVLNKPEFKDSKILVAQDNFGCGSSREHAPWAILDYGFNVVIAPSFADIFHNNCFKNGILPIKLTEAECDEILEKGLEKPYAMEVNLEAQTVTGEDDAVYNFSIDPYYKETLLNGLDEIALTIKYEEQIAAYEEKRIAF, from the coding sequence ATGGAACCAATTAATATTGTAAATAGTGTCATAACACCACTTGATCGTAAAAATGTTGATACAGACCAAATTATTTCTAAAGAGTTTTTAAAGCGTATTGAGCGTACAGGTTTTGGTCAGTATTTATTTTACCATTGGCGCTTCGATGCAGAGGGCAATGAAATAAAGGACTTTGTATTAAATAAACCTGAATTTAAAGACTCCAAAATTTTAGTAGCACAAGATAACTTCGGCTGTGGTTCTTCTCGTGAACATGCACCATGGGCAATCTTAGATTACGGCTTCAATGTAGTGATTGCACCATCGTTTGCAGATATTTTCCATAATAACTGCTTCAAAAATGGGATTTTACCTATCAAGCTAACTGAAGCAGAATGTGATGAAATTTTAGAAAAGGGCTTAGAAAAACCATACGCGATGGAAGTTAATCTTGAAGCACAAACAGTAACGGGTGAAGATGATGCAGTATATAATTTTAGCATCGATCCTTACTATAAAGAAACATTACTAAATGGTTTGGATGAAATTGCTCTAACAATTAAATACGAAGAACAAATCGCTGCTTACGAAGAAAAACGTATTGCATTTTAA